Proteins co-encoded in one Schaalia radingae genomic window:
- the ftsX gene encoding permease-like cell division protein FtsX translates to MKLRFIFSEVGKGLTRNRAMSVAVIIVTFVSLLFVGVAGLAQMQVNRMKSDWYDKIEVSIYMCAQGDEIPSCNAEEATGDQIDAVRTKLTSGELAPLIKDVYEESKEEAFENFQKIMGENPITQWTTVDMMPISFRVRLVDPQQYSIIKEEFSGTPGVAQVKDQREIVEPLFSVIDKAKLMSLGLAGVMIVAAILLITTTIRLSAMSRERETSIMRLVGASSLFIQAPFMIEGALAALTGALLAVGSLFLGVKFVIGGWIAPAFKWTSFVGMREVWIMTPVLVVAALLLAVVASAFSLAKYTKV, encoded by the coding sequence ATGAAACTACGCTTTATCTTTTCCGAGGTCGGCAAAGGCCTGACCCGTAATCGCGCGATGTCGGTGGCCGTCATCATCGTCACCTTCGTGTCACTGCTGTTCGTCGGCGTGGCCGGCCTGGCGCAGATGCAGGTCAACCGCATGAAGTCCGACTGGTACGACAAGATCGAAGTGTCGATCTACATGTGCGCACAGGGCGATGAGATCCCCTCGTGTAACGCCGAGGAAGCCACCGGCGACCAGATTGACGCGGTGCGTACCAAGCTGACGTCCGGTGAGCTGGCCCCACTGATCAAGGACGTGTACGAAGAATCGAAGGAAGAAGCGTTCGAGAACTTCCAGAAAATCATGGGGGAGAACCCGATTACGCAGTGGACCACGGTGGACATGATGCCGATTTCGTTCCGCGTGCGCCTGGTTGACCCACAGCAGTATTCGATCATCAAGGAAGAATTCTCCGGCACTCCCGGCGTGGCGCAGGTCAAGGATCAGCGCGAAATTGTGGAGCCGCTCTTCTCCGTGATCGACAAAGCCAAGCTGATGTCACTGGGGCTGGCCGGCGTCATGATTGTGGCGGCCATCTTGCTGATCACAACGACGATCCGCCTGTCCGCGATGAGCAGGGAACGTGAGACGTCGATTATGCGACTTGTCGGTGCGTCCTCGCTGTTCATTCAGGCTCCCTTCATGATTGAGGGTGCTCTGGCCGCTCTGACTGGCGCGCTGCTCGCTGTCGGGTCGCTCTTCCTGGGTGTGAAGTTTGTGATCGGCGGGTGGATCGCTCCGGCGTTCAAGTGGACAAGCTTTGTCGGCATGCGCGAAGTGTGGATTATGACTCCGGTGCTGGTTGTGGCAGCGCTGCTGCTGGCGGTAGTCGCGTCGGCATTCTCGCTGGCAAAGTACACGAAGGTTTAA
- the gdhA gene encoding NADP-specific glutamate dehydrogenase — MTDLDLSRLSDSLQSQFHALQERNPSEPEFLQAVYEVFLSLGRLEGSRPDDDRYSIITRLCEPERQIMFRVPWVDDDNNVRVNRGYRVEFNSALGPYKGGLRFHPSVNLSIIKFLGFEQIFKNSLTGLGIGGGKGGSDFDPKGKSDGEIMRFCQSFMTELYRHIGENTDVPAGDIGVGGREIGYLFGQYKRITNRYDAGVLTGKGITWGGSEVRTEATGYGLVYFTDEMFKAQGESLDSKRVTVSGSGNVALYAIQKAQQLGAHVVTASDSSGYVLDEDGIDFELLQQIKEVERGRIKEYADQRPSAKFVEGAKPWEVACDVALPCATQNELDEANARQLIDNGVCLVAEGANMPTTPEATDLFHDNHVLFAPGKASNAGGVATSALEMEQNAARHPWTFEHADNRLHEIMATIHDNCLSAANEYGAEADYQTGANLAGYLKVADAMLAMGVI; from the coding sequence ATGACCGATTTAGATCTTTCTCGCTTGAGTGATTCCCTGCAGTCACAGTTCCACGCGCTCCAGGAGCGCAACCCGTCAGAGCCGGAGTTCCTGCAAGCCGTTTACGAAGTGTTCCTGTCACTGGGACGCCTCGAAGGCAGCCGTCCTGACGATGATCGTTACTCCATCATCACGCGCCTGTGCGAACCTGAACGCCAGATCATGTTCCGCGTTCCGTGGGTAGATGATGACAACAACGTGCGCGTCAATCGCGGCTACCGCGTTGAGTTCAACTCGGCGCTTGGCCCCTACAAGGGTGGCCTGCGTTTCCACCCCTCCGTCAACCTGTCGATCATCAAGTTCCTCGGCTTCGAGCAGATCTTCAAGAACTCTCTGACCGGCCTGGGAATCGGCGGCGGCAAGGGCGGTTCCGACTTCGACCCCAAAGGCAAGTCAGACGGCGAAATCATGCGTTTCTGCCAGTCCTTCATGACTGAGCTGTACCGCCACATCGGTGAAAACACCGACGTTCCCGCAGGCGACATTGGCGTGGGCGGGCGCGAAATCGGCTACCTGTTCGGACAGTACAAGCGCATCACGAACCGTTACGACGCGGGCGTGCTGACCGGCAAGGGCATCACCTGGGGAGGCTCCGAGGTGCGCACCGAAGCAACGGGTTACGGCCTGGTGTACTTCACTGACGAGATGTTCAAGGCGCAGGGCGAATCCCTCGACTCCAAGCGCGTGACGGTGTCCGGTTCCGGGAACGTCGCACTGTATGCCATCCAGAAGGCGCAACAGCTTGGCGCTCACGTGGTAACCGCTTCCGATTCGTCCGGTTACGTGCTGGACGAGGACGGCATCGACTTCGAACTGCTCCAACAGATCAAAGAGGTCGAGCGCGGTCGCATCAAGGAGTATGCCGATCAGCGTCCTTCCGCAAAGTTCGTTGAAGGTGCAAAGCCGTGGGAGGTCGCCTGTGATGTGGCACTTCCGTGCGCGACGCAAAACGAATTGGACGAGGCGAACGCACGCCAGCTCATTGACAACGGTGTGTGTCTTGTTGCTGAGGGTGCGAACATGCCGACCACACCGGAAGCAACCGACCTGTTCCACGACAACCACGTCCTGTTTGCTCCTGGTAAGGCGTCGAACGCCGGTGGCGTGGCGACCTCGGCTCTGGAGATGGAGCAGAACGCTGCTCGTCATCCATGGACCTTTGAGCATGCCGACAACCGTCTCCACGAGATCATGGCGACCATTCACGACAACTGCTTGAGCGCTGCCAATGAGTACGGCGCGGAAGCTGATTACCAGACTGGCGCGAACTTGGCTGGCTACCTGAAGGTGGCTGACGCCATGCTGGCGATGGGTGTCATCTGA
- a CDS encoding M23 family metallopeptidase has translation MSQVRQVRGRRRRAALAVGTTVAFISALGIAGRADGDALAAPAQAAPSPAVLMPAADGDDDRDSVARKQADSAQHIDELTSQLEGIDSSLAQVYVDLERLNGQIPGAEAQLKSAQQAFEAADRQHQLALDQLDSAEAEQSRIAREIDEAEKQQDEANQAIGALAREMYRGDMSSPELLALTSQGTGEIGDRAAAADTLMRSHTRALNEALALKARQENQAQRQEAVTERIANLEQTARQASEQARTSKEEADKHLSELTAMKSDRDQKKKEWESQKKTAQSQLTKWQEEFDAMSAKLAEIDAANRAAAAQQAATSGNFAPAGSMFTSPLHIPLQITSPFGWRHHPILGVDRYHNGTDFAAPCGSPQYPIAPGTVVAAQQETAGGNVLYINHGMINGHSWVSAHVHLSSFAVPVGAHVDRSTVVGYTGATGYATGCHLHLSLMQDGVDVDPTDFL, from the coding sequence ATGAGTCAGGTTCGTCAGGTTCGAGGGCGCCGCCGCCGTGCCGCCCTCGCTGTGGGAACAACGGTTGCGTTTATCAGTGCTCTGGGCATCGCCGGCCGCGCTGATGGCGACGCGTTGGCAGCCCCAGCGCAGGCCGCGCCATCACCTGCAGTGCTGATGCCCGCAGCTGACGGTGATGATGATCGCGACTCGGTGGCTCGCAAGCAGGCGGACTCGGCTCAGCATATTGATGAGCTGACCAGTCAGCTTGAGGGAATTGATTCGTCACTGGCGCAGGTGTATGTGGATCTGGAACGTCTCAACGGTCAGATCCCGGGGGCTGAAGCTCAGTTGAAGTCAGCGCAGCAGGCGTTCGAGGCGGCTGACCGCCAGCACCAGTTGGCGCTTGACCAGCTCGACAGTGCTGAAGCTGAGCAGAGCCGTATCGCTCGGGAAATTGATGAAGCTGAAAAGCAGCAAGACGAAGCCAACCAGGCGATCGGTGCCCTCGCCCGTGAAATGTATCGCGGCGACATGTCCAGCCCTGAACTGCTGGCTCTGACCTCGCAGGGGACGGGAGAAATCGGGGATCGTGCAGCTGCAGCTGACACATTGATGCGTTCGCACACCCGTGCGCTCAATGAGGCTCTGGCGTTGAAGGCTCGCCAGGAAAACCAGGCGCAGCGTCAGGAAGCTGTCACGGAGCGGATCGCAAACCTTGAACAGACAGCACGCCAGGCATCCGAGCAGGCGCGCACCTCCAAGGAAGAAGCCGATAAGCATCTGAGCGAATTGACGGCGATGAAGTCGGATCGCGATCAGAAGAAGAAAGAATGGGAGAGCCAGAAGAAGACGGCTCAGAGCCAGTTGACCAAGTGGCAGGAAGAATTTGACGCGATGAGTGCCAAACTTGCTGAGATCGATGCCGCTAACCGCGCCGCAGCAGCTCAGCAGGCAGCCACGTCAGGTAACTTCGCACCTGCTGGATCCATGTTCACCTCTCCGCTGCATATTCCGCTGCAGATCACTTCTCCCTTTGGGTGGCGTCACCACCCGATTCTGGGTGTGGACAGGTATCACAACGGAACTGACTTTGCTGCTCCGTGTGGTTCTCCCCAGTATCCGATTGCTCCGGGGACGGTGGTGGCTGCTCAGCAGGAGACGGCCGGCGGCAACGTGCTGTACATCAACCACGGCATGATTAACGGTCATTCGTGGGTTTCTGCGCACGTGCACCTGTCGAGTTTCGCTGTGCCGGTGGGTGCTCACGTGGACCGTTCGACCGTTGTGGGATATACCGGTGCGACGGGGTATGCGACCGGATGCCACCTGCACCTGTCGTTGATGCAGGACGGTGTGGACGTTGATCCGACCGATTTCCTGTAG
- the ftsE gene encoding cell division ATP-binding protein FtsE — protein sequence MIRFDHVTMVYKPGARPALDDVSLEVEREEFVFLVGKSGSGKSTFLQLVMRENIATSGHVWVLGHDVGELTRWAVPKLRRQIGTVFQDFRLLESKTVYENVALAMQVIGKPKHAIQTAVPDVLELVGLSGKEKRLPHELSGGEEQRVAIARAMVNRPSLLLADEPTGNLDPDTSLGIMRLLDRINRNGTTVVMATHDADIVNQMRKRVIELQDGTVVRDQSRGVYGAAR from the coding sequence ATGATTCGATTTGACCACGTCACCATGGTGTACAAGCCGGGTGCGCGCCCCGCCCTCGACGATGTGTCCCTTGAGGTTGAGCGCGAAGAATTTGTCTTCCTGGTGGGCAAATCAGGTTCCGGCAAATCGACGTTCCTGCAGCTGGTGATGCGAGAAAATATCGCCACTTCGGGGCATGTGTGGGTTTTGGGGCACGATGTTGGTGAACTGACACGCTGGGCCGTGCCGAAACTGCGCCGCCAGATTGGAACGGTCTTCCAGGACTTCCGGCTGCTCGAATCAAAGACCGTGTATGAGAACGTCGCCCTGGCCATGCAGGTCATCGGAAAACCCAAGCACGCGATCCAGACGGCTGTACCGGACGTGCTGGAACTGGTGGGACTGTCCGGTAAGGAAAAACGCCTGCCTCACGAACTGTCCGGCGGTGAGGAACAGCGCGTGGCGATCGCGCGCGCAATGGTAAATCGGCCGTCCCTGTTGCTGGCTGACGAGCCGACCGGCAACCTTGACCCGGATACGTCGCTGGGCATCATGCGCCTGCTTGACCGCATTAACCGCAACGGCACCACTGTTGTGATGGCCACGCACGACGCCGACATCGTCAACCAGATGCGTAAACGCGTCATCGAGCTTCAGGACGGCACAGTGGTGCGCGATCAGTCCCGTGGTGTCTATGGAGCAGCAAGGTGA
- the prfB gene encoding peptide chain release factor 2, translating to MTIEFSEEIPALRTTMENILAVSQPDKLRSTIADLSRQAAAPDLWDDVEHAQEVTTALSHAQNELERLTTMEERIDDLEAMVELAGEDSDESGDLLDEAENDLQAIRDDLSSLEIRTLLDGEYDERNAVVTIRSGAGGVDAADFAEILMRMYLRWAERHGYPTKVMDTSYAEEAGIKSATFEVQAPYAYGTLSVEAGTHRLVRISPFDNQGRRQTSFAAVEVIPLIESTDHIDIPESDLKVDVFRSSGPGGQSVNTTDSAVRMTHVPTGIVVSMQDEKSQIQNRAAALRVLQSRLLVLRHEEEQAKKKELAGDVKASWGDQMRSYVLQPYQMVKDLRTEFESGNPQDVFDGGIDDFINAGIRWRKNQQNEAESA from the coding sequence GTGACCATCGAGTTTTCTGAAGAAATACCAGCACTGCGCACCACTATGGAGAATATTCTGGCTGTCTCCCAGCCGGATAAGCTGCGATCCACGATTGCTGACTTGTCCAGGCAGGCGGCCGCACCTGACCTGTGGGATGACGTGGAACATGCGCAGGAAGTGACCACTGCACTGTCGCATGCGCAAAATGAACTCGAACGCCTCACCACCATGGAAGAGCGTATTGACGACCTCGAAGCGATGGTGGAGCTGGCAGGTGAAGATTCCGATGAGTCGGGCGATCTGCTGGATGAAGCGGAAAATGATCTGCAGGCAATCCGTGATGACCTGTCATCGTTGGAAATCCGCACATTGCTGGATGGTGAATACGACGAGCGCAACGCCGTGGTCACCATTCGTTCAGGTGCCGGCGGTGTGGATGCCGCCGACTTTGCCGAAATCCTCATGCGGATGTACCTGCGCTGGGCGGAGCGCCACGGCTATCCCACTAAAGTGATGGATACCTCGTACGCGGAAGAAGCCGGAATTAAGTCCGCTACCTTCGAGGTGCAGGCACCCTACGCGTATGGCACCTTGTCAGTGGAGGCCGGTACGCACCGTCTCGTGCGCATCAGCCCGTTCGACAATCAGGGCCGACGCCAGACATCTTTTGCCGCCGTCGAGGTGATCCCGCTGATTGAGTCAACGGACCACATTGATATTCCTGAGTCGGATCTGAAAGTTGACGTCTTCCGCTCGTCGGGGCCTGGTGGCCAGTCCGTGAACACGACGGATTCGGCTGTCCGTATGACCCACGTGCCGACCGGCATTGTTGTGTCGATGCAGGATGAGAAGTCTCAGATCCAGAACCGCGCGGCAGCCCTGCGTGTGTTGCAGTCACGTCTGCTGGTGTTGCGTCACGAGGAAGAGCAGGCCAAGAAGAAGGAACTGGCTGGCGACGTGAAAGCCTCGTGGGGTGACCAGATGCGCTCCTATGTCCTGCAGCCCTATCAGATGGTCAAGGATCTGCGCACCGAGTTCGAATCAGGGAACCCGCAGGACGTGTTCGACGGCGGTATTGACGATTTCATTAACGCAGGGATCCGCTGGCGCAAGAACCAGCAGAACGAAGCTGAATCGGCCTGA